A window from Urocitellus parryii isolate mUroPar1 chromosome 1, mUroPar1.hap1, whole genome shotgun sequence encodes these proteins:
- the Dusp19 gene encoding dual specificity protein phosphatase 19 produces MHSLSQEIKAFSRNNLRKQCTRVTTLTGKKIIETWKDARIHVVEEVQPSEGVGCGYVQDLSLDLQVGVIKPWLLLGSQDAAHDLDVLKKHKVTHILNVAYGVENAFFNEFTYKSISILDLPETNILSYFPECFEFIEQAKMKDGVVLVHCNAGVSRAAAIVIGFLMNSEEISFTSAFALVKNARPSICPNSGFVEQLRTYQESKESNKYDKIPQLESGNSS; encoded by the exons ATGCACTCCCTTAGCCAGGAAATTAAAGCATTCTCCCGGAATAATCTCAGGAAGCAATGCACCAGGGTGACAACGCTAActggaaagaaaattatagaaacatGGAAAGATGCCAGAATTCATGTTGTGGAAGAAGTACAGCCAAGCGAGGGGGTTGGTTGTGGTTATGTGCAGGACCTTAGCTTGGACCTGCAAGTTGGCGTTATTAAGCCATGGTTGCTTCTGG GGTCACAAGATGCTGCTCACGACCTGGATGTACTGAAAAAGCACAAG gtGACTCATATTCTTAATGTTGCATATGGAGTTGAGAATGCTTTCTTCAATGAGTTTACGTATAAAAGCATTTCTATATTGGACCTTCCTGAAACCAATATCCTGTCttattttccagaatgttttGAATTCATTGAACAAGCAAAAATGAAG gATGGTGTGGTTCTTGTTCATTGTAATGCAGGGGTTTCCAGGGCTGCTGCAATTGTTATAGGCTTCCTGATGAATTCTGAAGAAATTTCATTTACCAGTGCTTTTGCTTTGGTGAAAAATGCAAGACCTTCCATATGTCCAAATTCTGGCTTCGTGGAGCAACTTCGCACATatcaagaaagcaaagaaagcaaTAAGTATGACAAAATACCACAATTGGAAAGTGGCAACAGTTCATGA